In the Spirochaetaceae bacterium genome, TTCTTCGCGTCGTTCATGATCCTGTCGTACGCGGTGCCGGATCCGATCCTGATCGTCGATGAGTTGCTGGTTGCCGCCGCCGCCGGGATCGGCACCTACCTGTTCATGGGGCGGCGTGACCTCGGTTCGGACGCGGCGATGAAGAAGCGCATCGCGCTGCGCAACTCGGTGGATCGGATCAAGTTCGTGCCGAGCGCGTTCCTGGCCCGCGTGGAACGGGAGTTGCACCGCACCGAGAGCGGCAACTTCGAGGAGGCGGTTCGCGCTATCCTGGATCCCGAGAAGAGCGTCGACGGCGACGGGGACCCGGGCGGAGCGATGACCGCCCTGTCGGAAGAGGAGCGCGCCGAGGTGGCGCAGTTCGTGCTGCTGCTCGAGGAGAAGTACCGCTTCAAGCGGTTGCGCCGGGAGGAGAAGGTGCTGCGCAGCTACGCATCGCGCGCGGCCTCCGATCGTGGCGACTCGCTGCGCCGCTGGTCGGACACCAAGAAGCTCGACCTGCCGTTGTACGCCATCTACAAGCGCTTCAAGCGCACCGTGGAGCGGGTGTAGCACCGCGGGGCACGGCTCCCTCACCCGCAGCTTCCGTGCCGGTGGCGCGCTCGGTCCGCATATCTATTCCCATAGCGCTCGTCGCGGCATGTGTTCTGGGCCTCTCGGCGGTGGGGTGCGGGTCCGACGACGGCCGCGTCCGCCTGACGGTGGGCGGGGAGGCGTTCGATGTCGAACTGGCTACCACTGCCGAGCAGCGCCGGCAGGGACTGATGTTTCGCGAGCAGCTCGGTGAGCGCGAGGGGATGCTGTTCGTGTTCGACGAGGAGCAGACCGTCTCGTTCTGGATGCGCGACACCCCGCTGCCGCTGTCGATCGCGTTCATCGACGCGCGCGGCGTGATCGTGCACGTGGCCGACATGGTACCTTACTCGGAGGCTCCGGTCCCGTCTCGGTATCCGGTTCGCTATGCCCTGGAAGTGAACAAGGGCGCACTGGAGCGCGCCGGAATCGAGGTCGGCGACTTGGTCGAGCTGCCCGACCGACTCCGGTGAACGCATTCGTGATGAGCGAGCGCTCGCTACGAAGCCCCGCCGGGACTGGGGCTGTCGTCGGCGAACGGTGCGAGCACCGGGGCTGAGTCTGCGTGGTCCGGCTCGCTCACCACGATCTCGATGCGGCGGTCGATCTTGGCCAGTTCGCGCTCGAGCGTCCTGGCGAGCTGTACGCCCTCTTCAAACAGTTCCATGGCCTGATCGATCGGCTGGTTGCCGTGCCGCAAGGTTTCGCCGATCTGTTCCAGCCGCAGCAGGCGTTCTTCAAAGGTTGCCATTCGTTGCCTGTTCCGTCTCCGCTTCTGTCTCGGTTACCGAGGCGTGCAGGGCGCCGCGGTGGAACTGCACGCGCACCTGTTCGCCACGGCGCACCTGTCGCGCCGCGGTCACATAACTGCCGTCGGCCACCGCGGTGACCAGTGCGAAGCCGCGCTCCAACACCGCACGCGGCGAGGCCACGGCCACGCTGCGGCTGGCCAATTCCAGCCGGTGGCGCAACGTGCCGGCCGTGGCGTTGGTCGCCTGGAGGATCTCGCCGCGCGCTTCGTCGAGGCGCTGCCGTACCGGGTGGGTGAGCAGGCGCATGCTGCGCGCCAGTTGCTCCGGCGCGAATCGGTCCACGGTTGCCCGATGCTGTCGCGCGCGCCGTTCCATCGCCAGGCCGATTGTGTTGCGCAGGCCCGCGACCCGTCGATGCAGTTCGCCGCGCGAGGCAGCGACCACTTCGGCGGCGGCGGACGGGGTGGGGGCACGGTGATCGGCGGCGAGATCGCTCAGCGCCACGTCCACCTCGTGGCCGACCGCGGAGATGACCGGTGTGCCGGCCGCGGCGATGGCCTGTACCACGGCCGCGTCGGAGAACGGCAGGAGGTCCTCCAGCGAGCCGCCGCCGCGAGTTACGATGATCACGTCACCGAGCTGCCAGCGGTCGGCGGCGCGAATGCACTTTGCAATGCGGGCGGCGGCGTCCGGTCCCTGTACCGGCGTCGGCAGAATGATCAGGTCGACGCCGGCATTGCGGCGGCCGAGCACGCGCAGCACGTCGCGGACGGCGGCCCCGGTGGGCGAGGTCACCAGGGCCACGCGCCGCGGCAGCAGGGGGAGCCGCTGCTTGCGATCCTCGGCAAACAGGCCCTGCGCCGCGAGCGCGCGCTTGCGCCGCTCCAGAATGGCCAGCAGGTTGCCTTCTCCGGCGCGTTCGATGGTCTCGGCGATGAGCTGGTAGCTGCCGCGCTTGCCGTACACCGAGATTGCGCCGCGGATCCGCACCAGCATGCCGTCCGCCGGCACGAAGCTCAGCAGGTGGTGGCGGTTCTTGAACAGGGCGACGCCCAGGGTTGCCTCGCGGTCGATCAGGTTGAAGTAGTAGTGGCCGGTGCTCGACGGACGGAAGCCGCTCACCTCCCCCTCGACCAGGACATCGAAGAAGCGGTCCTCCAGCAGGCGCCGCACGTAGCGGGTCAACTCGCCGACCGTGAGCGGGCGCCGGTCACTGCTGACGGACGCGGTGCCGGGCGCGGTGCGCAGCGGCCGCTCCGCAGCGATGCGCTGCGCGGAATTGGGACGCCCGTCGTGCGGTCCTTGCGGCCATCTCCTCATTGACGCAGAGCATACGGCCCACCCGCACCGGCACACAAGGACCCGGCGCCGCGGGGAGGCCCCGCCACCGACTCACGCG is a window encoding:
- the xseA gene encoding exodeoxyribonuclease VII large subunit; translated protein: MRRWPQGPHDGRPNSAQRIAAERPLRTAPGTASVSSDRRPLTVGELTRYVRRLLEDRFFDVLVEGEVSGFRPSSTGHYYFNLIDREATLGVALFKNRHHLLSFVPADGMLVRIRGAISVYGKRGSYQLIAETIERAGEGNLLAILERRKRALAAQGLFAEDRKQRLPLLPRRVALVTSPTGAAVRDVLRVLGRRNAGVDLIILPTPVQGPDAAARIAKCIRAADRWQLGDVIIVTRGGGSLEDLLPFSDAAVVQAIAAAGTPVISAVGHEVDVALSDLAADHRAPTPSAAAEVVAASRGELHRRVAGLRNTIGLAMERRARQHRATVDRFAPEQLARSMRLLTHPVRQRLDEARGEILQATNATAGTLRHRLELASRSVAVASPRAVLERGFALVTAVADGSYVTAARQVRRGEQVRVQFHRGALHASVTETEAETEQATNGNL
- a CDS encoding DUF192 domain-containing protein, whose protein sequence is MGCGSDDGRVRLTVGGEAFDVELATTAEQRRQGLMFREQLGEREGMLFVFDEEQTVSFWMRDTPLPLSIAFIDARGVIVHVADMVPYSEAPVPSRYPVRYALEVNKGALERAGIEVGDLVELPDRLR
- the xseB gene encoding exodeoxyribonuclease VII small subunit; the encoded protein is MATFEERLLRLEQIGETLRHGNQPIDQAMELFEEGVQLARTLERELAKIDRRIEIVVSEPDHADSAPVLAPFADDSPSPGGAS